One Argentina anserina chromosome 6, drPotAnse1.1, whole genome shotgun sequence genomic window, AGTGTTATTGTTATTGTTATTGATAACTCTCTTTTAAACTGGTATTTGACACAATATTTTTTCGAGAATATGTAGCTAGATTGATCCAAATGTACGGAGCCATCAAAATTATATTGTAGATATAAGCGCTACACTAAAACCGGGGTGAACGTGCCGAGTTTGGCATCTACGGTAGTCAGCTGGTTCTCCCCGGATCTTGATTGAGCATAAACCCTCCTAGAAAATATTCCCATTCAGCTGTGACTTTTGCTTAGGATAAGGACATATGAAAAGGCACTTAGCTAGCTCCACAGTCCATAATATAAGATAAAGTTTAGCAGGCTGAATACTTTGAAGTTTACATAGTGGGCCGGCACTCATTTTGTTCTGCTCTGCAGCTTTGGTTGCTTAGATTATAAGTCACTCAAAAACAACATTATTCAGTCACAGAGCACCCAGTTAAATCCAGTTCATTTTCTAGTGCTAGAGTTGACCTTGCTTcagttgtgacttgtgagcaCTGAGCACTGAGCACTTAAGTTTCAGAACGGTACTGTGCTGCTGTTCTAACGTCTAAGCTATTGCAAGCAGTACCTGACATTACCAGAGTCGAGGGCTTGATAGGGTCCTAGATCTTTCATACCACACATTGAAGATTCTAAGTAGCCGGTATCGATCTAAATGCTGCCTTTCCTGGTTAGACACTCAGTGGTTGTTTAAGCTTGATATGATGTAGTAGTTAAGAAAACACCTCAGTAGAATATTTTAGCCATGAACTCGACTTAGAAGAGGTgcctatatacatatatgacaCACTGACTGAGAAACAGAAGTTTTAGATCGACAAAATTCAGGTGGGATGCCAAGGCATCATTTCAGTTGAAATTACCGCTGTACTTTACATGAAAGTAACTAGATGGCACGACTGCTAAACACATATTTACTGAAGTTAATCCGACTTCTGTTACAGCTCCATCTCGATCATAGCCATTTGAAGATTAGGCCTCCATGAGCTGCAAAGAATGGTGCAAACACCAAGGACTCAACTGCCATGAGCTTGATGAGAATGTTGAGTGAAGGACCAGAAGTGTCCTTGAGGGGATCTCCAATTGTGTCACCTATCACAGCCGCCTTGTGAGGATCCGAGCCCTTGGGACCAAGTGATTTGGCGTGCTCAGAATTACCAGCCTGCAGGCACATCAAAATGGCTCAAACCCGAACTCACTCAAGCAATCAGAATCGTAATATTACAAGAACAATGGCTTACCTCTATGTACTTCTTTGCATTATCCCATGCCCCTCCGGTGTTTGAAGCTGAGATGGCAACCTAGCaaggaaaacaaaaggaaatgtGAGACATTTTTCAAGAAAGATTATGAGATATAATACAGCTTTGACTAAAGGTCACAAACCTGAACACCAGAAACAAGTGAACCAGCAAGAATGCCAGCGAGAGTTTCAACCCCAAAGAAGGTCCCAGCAATGAGAGGAGTAAGCATGACCAAAGCGCCCGGAGGGATCATCTCCCTGAGGGAAGCATCAGTAGAAATCTTGACACATCTTGCATAGTCTGGCTTTGCTGTTCCTTCCATGAGCCCTGGAATAGTATTGAATTGTCTGCGAACCTCTTCAACCATTTTGAGTGCCGCACTTCCTACACTCTTCATTGTCATGGCTGAAAACCAGTATGGAAGCATAGCGCCCACAATCAAGCCAATGAACACTTTAGGTGTCAACACATCAACTGTTTTTATTCCTGCTCTACTAACGTATGCGCCAAACAAAGCAAGAGAAACAAGAGCTGCTGATCCAATAGCAAAACCCTGAGAcaaaaaagtaaaagaatGTTAGAATATAATGAAGAAGTGATACATACGATCATATAGTCAATACTCAAGTCTCCTACCTTTCCAATAGCAGCGGTGGTGTTTCCAGCAGCATCCAAAGCATCTGTTCTTTCACGAATTTCATGGCTCATTCCAGCCATTTCTGCAATGCCACCAGCATTGTCACTGATGGGGCCGTAAGCATCAATTGCAAGACCAGTGGCAATAGTACTAAGCATTCCCAAGGCAGCCACAGCAATTCCATACATGGCAGCCAAGCTAAAGCTGACATATATAGCAAAAGCAATGGCGAAAACAGGAATAATGACTGATTTGTAACCCAGAGCCAACCCAAAAATCACATTTGTTGCAGCACCAGTCCTGCAAGAATCTGCCACATCCTGCACCGGACTGCATAATGAACATGGTAATAGTAAGCATCAGAATTTTGAAGGGTGGTTAGGAGAAAGTGATTGCATTGTGATTGTCATTTTAACGAAATGACTCACCTGTAAGCATTGCTAGTGTAGTACTCGGTAGTGTATCCAATAACAAGACCAGCCCACAAGCCAATTGAGACACAAAAGAAAAGGTACCTGCAGACGACATTTAACCAAAGAACGAATGCTAAATATTATGGGAGCACAAAGTCATTTCCTTGGAAGGAACGAGATGTTTGAGTCAGAAAGAAGCATACCAGTTCTTAACAGTCTTATCGGTCCCAAAACTGAACATAGTGAACTCTGATGGCAAGGCCACAAAACTGACCACAGCAATCCCAGCAGTCATTAGACCTGTTGAGATAATAAGCTGTCGCTTCAAGGATGGTTCAATCTCACTTGCAATCTTGATTTCAAACAGGTCAGTTGCAAAAAGTGTTGTTATCAAGCAAACCACAATTCCCATTGAGCTTATAATCAACGGAAAAGACATGGCTGCATAGTCATGACTGATACCAAAGGAGGATATAGATGCAACAAACAATGCTGCACAAGTTGCCTCGGCATATGATCCGAACAGATCAGATC contains:
- the LOC126797882 gene encoding pyrophosphate-energized vacuolar membrane proton pump 1-like, which codes for MALLSEGLTQIVIPAAALIGLAFALLQWFLVSKVKVSYGSSDGNDYRAKLIPGEEEEGIDNFSVTLKCAEIQNAISEGATSFLYTEYRYLSVFMGVFGVVIFLFLGSVKGFSTESEPCTYNTGNMCKPALANAFFTTIAFLLGALTSVISGFLGMKIATYANARTTLEARKGVGKAFITAFRSGAVMGFLLAANGLLVLYITINLFKLYYGDDWEGLYESITGYGLGGSSMALFGRVGGGIYTKAADVGADLVGKVERNIPEDDPRNPAVIADNVGDNVGDIAGMGSDLFGSYAEATCAALFVASISSFGISHDYAAMSFPLIISSMGIVVCLITTLFATDLFEIKIASEIEPSLKRQLIISTGLMTAGIAVVSFVALPSEFTMFSFGTDKTVKNWYLFFCVSIGLWAGLVIGYTTEYYTSNAYSPVQDVADSCRTGAATNVIFGLALGYKSVIIPVFAIAFAIYVSFSLAAMYGIAVAALGMLSTIATGLAIDAYGPISDNAGGIAEMAGMSHEIRERTDALDAAGNTTAAIGKGFAIGSAALVSLALFGAYVSRAGIKTVDVLTPKVFIGLIVGAMLPYWFSAMTMKSVGSAALKMVEEVRRQFNTIPGLMEGTAKPDYARCVKISTDASLREMIPPGALVMLTPLIAGTFFGVETLAGILAGSLVSGVQVAISASNTGGAWDNAKKYIEAGNSEHAKSLGPKGSDPHKAAVIGDTIGDPLKDTSGPSLNILIKLMAVESLVFAPFFAAHGGLIFKWL